One Salmo trutta chromosome 19, fSalTru1.1, whole genome shotgun sequence genomic window carries:
- the pigw gene encoding phosphatidylinositol-glycan biosynthesis class W protein yields MSSQKELKEAFVSNLNGTSLGEVALGSFLAPLCLISRGLFLILYHLGRGALPLPWIAHLVLDFSMIILPLVLSCTVLSDILHLVILGLMVVSGAVLCYIYRTKRPTRPRETSKDTVAKSFFQSHVQCDQVPFVTIFRVLVNVKTAISILAVDFSVFPRRYAKTETYGTGVMDFGVGAYVLANALVCPEARRKEVSGSKLSQVVKQLVSVWPLVILGLARLVSVKMSGYHEHVSEYGVHWNFFFTLAIVRVVASVLLALFPVNRSWLLALLIGGLYQVTLEMSGLKYSIIHNNDRTGGFLQANMEGVSSVVGYIAIYMAGVQIGLYVMRPRTQVKEWIRVIWNLLLGSAVLYTALILCQASVEPVSRRMANLPFCLWTIAQSMFFLSCLATADVILFFMKTVSGCVLVSSSWYPCRKEASVSEEKMEKKVEGLCLIQAVNRNQLLFFMLANLLTGITNVLVDTFNSSDYISVCVLLSYMFINSFAIYILHLMKITVKFW; encoded by the coding sequence ATGTCAAGTCAGAAGGAATTGAAGGAGGCGTTCGTCAGCAATCTGAATGGGACCAGCCTTGGGGAAGTTGCCCTGGGCTCCTTTCTGGCCCCACTGTGCCTGATCAGCAGAGGACTGTTTCTGATTCTATACCATCTGGGAAGGGGGGCGCTCCCCCTCCCCTGGATCGCCCACCTCGTCCTGGACTTCTCCATGATCATACTACCCCTGGTCTTATCATGCACCGTTCTGAGTGACATCCTTCACCTAGTCATCCTGGGCCTGATGGTTGTGTCTGGGGCTGTGCTATGCTATATCTACCGTACCAAAAGGCCAACCAGGCCCAGGGAAACTTCTAAGGACACTGTTGCCAAGAGCTTCTTCCAGAGCCATGTTCAGTGCGACCAGGTCCCCTTTGTGACTATCTTTCGAGTCCTGGTCAATGTGAAAACGGCCATTAGCATTCTAGCTGTCGACTTCAGCGTGTTCCCAAGACGCTATGCCAAAACAGAAACCTACGGAACAGGGGTTATGGACTTTGGTGTTGGAGCCTATGTCCTCGCCAACGCCCTCGTCTGCCCAGAGGCACGGAGGAAGGAAGTCTCAGGATCCAAGTTAAGCCAAGTGGTTAAACAGCTCGTGTCTGTCTGGCCCCTGGTCATTCTAGGCTTGGCCAGGCTGGTGAGTGTCAAAATGTCTGGTTACCACGAGCACGTGTCAGAGTATGGTGTGCACTGGAATTTCTTCTTCACCCTAGCCATAGTCAGAGTAGTGGCCTCTGTGCTCTTGGCCCTGTTCCCTGTCAACAGGTCATGGCTACTGGCCCTTCTGATTGGAGGACTTTACCAAGTGACCCTGGAGATGTCTGGACTGAAGTATTCCATCATCCACAACAATGACAGGACGGGAGGCTTTCTGCAAGCTAACATGGAGGGGGTTTCATCTGTTGTGGGCTACATAGCCATCTATATGGCAGGGGTCCAGATTGGACTGTATGTAATGCGACCAAGGACACAGGTCAAAGAGTGGATCAGAGTGATTTGGAATCTCTTATTGGGAAGTGCTGTGCTGTATACTGCCCTGATCCTATGTCAGGCCTCTGTTGAGCCAGTGTCTCGGAGGATGGCCAATCTACCATTCTGCCTCTGGACTATTGCCCAGTCAATGTTTTTCTTATCCTGTTTAGCAACTGCTGatgttattttgttttttatgaaAACGGTATCAGGTTGCGTATTGGTGTCGTCTTCCTGGTATCCTTGTAGAAAGGAAGCTTCTGTATCTGAGGAGAAAATGGAGAAGAAAGTTGAGGGACTTTGTCTCATTCAAGCTGTGAACCGTAATCAATTGTTGTTTTTCATGCTTGCCAATTTACTAACTGGAATCACAAATGTGTTAGTAGATACATTCAACAGTAGTGAttacatttctgtgtgtgttttgctgtCATACATGTTCATAAATAGTTTTGCGATATACATTTTACATCTCATGAAAATCACAGTAAAATTCTGGTAA